The following proteins are encoded in a genomic region of Sparus aurata chromosome 23, fSpaAur1.1, whole genome shotgun sequence:
- the praf2 gene encoding PRA1 family protein 2 — protein sequence MLGRQVYYRLEKMADVQPPPLRTLDDFLLSSARFAVPDVRDLDRWNNRIINNLLYYQSNYFLSALGLLLIVGYFQPFQLFVGAIVVTLLFAGFVWAAENQAPIRRFRRNHPAIALLAILLASYLFISVLGGVAVFLFGIAFPILMVLVHASVRLRSLKNKLENKLESIGLKRTPMGLFLEALGQEQEAGS from the exons ATGCTGGGACGCCAAGTTTATTATCGTTTAGAAAAGATGGCAGACGTGCAGCCGCCACCCCTCCGGACCCTGGACGATTTTCTCCTGAGCTCAGCCCGCTTCGCCGTGCCCGATGTGCGCGACCTGGACCGCTGGAACAACCGCATCATCAACAACCTGCTGTACTACCAGAGCAATTATTTCCTGTCCGCACTGGGCCTCCTGCTCATAGTGGG gTATTTCCAGCCCTTCCAGCTGTTTGTCGGGGCGATCGTGGTCACCTTGTTGTTCGCGGGCTTTGTCTGGGCTGCTGAGAATCAAGCTCCCATTCGGCGTTTCCGCAGAAACCACCCAGCAATCGCCTTGTTGGCCATTCTTTTGGCCAGTTACCTCTTCATATCAGTTCTGGGAGGCGTGGCTGTGTTCCTGTTTGGGATAGCCTTCCCTATACTGA TGGTTCTGGTCCATGCATCGGTGAGGCTGCGCAGCCTGAAGAACAAGTTAGAGAACAAACTGGAGAGCATTGGTCTGAAGAGGACACCCATGGGACTGTTCTTAGAGGCCTTAGGACAGGAACAGGAGGCTGGATCctag